One genomic region from Arthrobacter pigmenti encodes:
- a CDS encoding LysR family transcriptional regulator gives MPVHPNDLLILLAVARTGRFTSAAESLDLNHTTVSRRISALERSLGGHVLVRASGGWELTDLGARAVAAAEEVDRALSTLEKNDDGARRLSGVVRMSATDGFSAYIAAPAFARLRRNHPRLSVEIVAATRRASQTRSGLDLEVVVGRPQVHRAEAIRLGEYMLGLYASRDYLAEYGTPSTIEEVLEHPLVYFIDSMLQVDSLDAPRRLLPTMKDSLSSTNVFVHVEATRAGAGIGLLPCFMANLHGDLVRLLPEEVAERLGYWLVARPDSLRQPAVAAVVGVLREATDAFEDRLLGRV, from the coding sequence ATGCCAGTCCATCCCAATGATCTGCTGATTCTCCTCGCCGTTGCGCGCACCGGCCGCTTCACGTCCGCGGCGGAGAGCCTCGACCTGAACCACACCACAGTCTCGCGGAGGATCTCCGCGCTCGAGCGCTCCCTCGGCGGCCACGTCCTCGTCCGTGCCAGCGGCGGTTGGGAGCTGACCGACCTCGGCGCCCGCGCGGTAGCCGCGGCCGAGGAGGTGGACCGCGCCCTCAGCACGCTCGAAAAGAACGACGACGGCGCAAGGCGGCTTTCCGGCGTCGTACGCATGAGTGCCACTGACGGTTTCAGCGCCTATATCGCGGCACCGGCTTTCGCCCGGCTGCGGCGGAATCATCCCCGGCTCAGCGTCGAGATTGTCGCGGCGACCCGTCGTGCATCGCAGACGCGCAGCGGGCTGGACCTCGAGGTGGTGGTGGGCAGGCCGCAGGTGCACCGGGCCGAGGCAATCCGGCTGGGCGAGTACATGCTCGGGTTGTATGCGTCGCGCGATTACCTGGCCGAGTACGGGACACCGTCCACCATCGAGGAGGTCCTGGAGCATCCGCTGGTGTACTTCATCGATTCGATGCTGCAGGTGGACAGCCTGGATGCCCCGCGGCGGCTGCTTCCGACCATGAAGGATTCACTCAGCTCGACCAATGTGTTCGTACACGTGGAGGCGACGCGCGCCGGGGCGGGGATCGGGCTGCTGCCGTGCTTCATGGCTAACCTTCACGGTGACCTCGTGCGGCTCCTGCCCGAAGAGGTGGCTGAGCGGCTGGGGTACTGGCTCGTCGCGCGTCCGGATTCACTGCGGCAACCGGCGGTGGCCGCCGTCGTCGGGGTGTTGCGTGAGGCGACGGACGCGTTCGAGGACCGGTTGCTGGGGCGGGTGTGA
- a CDS encoding AAA family ATPase, whose translation MSHAQVKRLRKIGNYRAFQGWTDEGRATELGRVNLIYGTNGSGKSTLANLFRACSSSALEVQLAGLEFDAVVDGSPGVVTQASSAFWERVRVFNADYVRENLRFDDDAGPRSDSLLTLGKSNVDAEEQLRTAEARKSELEPLSREARSKVDALDRALQQRLTEVAGQIVDDLRASPVATYRATNSYTRANVRALLTNDRALFEGASRDIAADRAMATSEAREAYTRLNQSQLPRAADLRDTAIELLESDVTSRPLEALAGSPDRAAWVQKGVELHTEIHTCLFCENAISAERRRDLAAHFDESLTDLQSRLDTHIDLIKQTCATVNLMVDSVPRDADLYPDLAGELRMARSDFRDQNDQFQDDIRHILDALQLKRDKPFSVASIDLPPLVVPSLQSVTEVVGKHEHKRSTHTNEAAAAARRVELARVQSLADDYDQRRAAVLDQNAKAEELATELRQLSELIISLSNKGADPVPQASELTSDVARLLGRADLKFEPSADGKHYRIERAGAPATHLSEGERTAIALLHFLASVRRGVLSGDEPIVVVDDPVSSMDDGILFGVSSFLWSSLVENEYASQVILLTHNFELFRQWVMQLENAGRHVSGGFTIHEIRMRYRPHRSGTPRRLPQLDPWTDDKKQSRRLRSLYHFLFARVAKSVTDASPELGLAERMDLLALVPNAARKMVEAFLSFRYPQHIGNFHAGMKAAMDALDDPAVRTHVERYLHTYSHNEEGNVSAMLDPSEASIVLRSLFLLIRANDSEHLSAMCQALEIDEGALFAIPD comes from the coding sequence ATGTCGCACGCACAAGTGAAACGGTTGCGGAAGATTGGTAACTACCGCGCCTTCCAAGGCTGGACTGATGAGGGGCGTGCCACAGAGCTAGGTCGAGTCAATTTGATCTACGGCACCAACGGCAGCGGCAAGAGCACGCTGGCGAACCTCTTTCGCGCATGCTCCAGTTCCGCGCTGGAGGTGCAACTAGCCGGTCTGGAGTTCGACGCCGTCGTCGATGGAAGCCCAGGAGTGGTTACGCAAGCAAGTTCTGCGTTTTGGGAACGCGTTCGAGTTTTCAATGCAGACTATGTCCGCGAAAACCTACGCTTCGATGACGACGCCGGTCCGCGCTCCGACAGCCTCCTTACCCTTGGAAAATCCAATGTCGATGCTGAGGAGCAGCTTCGAACAGCTGAGGCTCGCAAGTCTGAGCTAGAACCTCTCTCGCGGGAAGCTCGGTCAAAGGTAGATGCGCTGGATAGGGCACTTCAACAGCGGCTTACCGAAGTGGCAGGGCAAATCGTGGACGACCTGCGAGCATCGCCCGTGGCGACGTATCGAGCAACCAACTCCTACACGCGGGCGAACGTGCGCGCCCTACTTACCAACGATCGTGCGCTATTCGAAGGAGCATCGCGCGATATTGCCGCTGATCGAGCGATGGCTACATCAGAGGCCAGGGAGGCTTACACGAGGCTCAATCAATCACAACTACCCCGCGCGGCGGATCTTCGTGACACCGCCATCGAGCTACTTGAATCGGACGTGACCTCTCGACCGCTTGAGGCACTTGCGGGCAGCCCCGATCGCGCCGCGTGGGTGCAAAAAGGTGTCGAACTTCACACTGAGATCCACACGTGTCTTTTCTGCGAGAACGCCATCTCAGCTGAGAGAAGGCGCGATTTGGCCGCGCATTTCGACGAGTCCCTCACCGATTTGCAGTCGCGTCTAGATACGCACATCGATCTAATTAAGCAGACCTGCGCAACCGTAAACCTGATGGTAGACAGCGTCCCCAGGGACGCAGACTTGTACCCTGATCTTGCAGGGGAATTGCGTATGGCTCGATCCGACTTTCGTGATCAGAACGACCAATTCCAAGATGACATCCGCCACATCCTCGATGCGCTCCAGCTCAAAAGGGACAAGCCGTTTTCCGTCGCATCAATCGATCTACCGCCTCTTGTAGTTCCCTCGCTTCAAAGCGTGACAGAGGTGGTGGGCAAGCATGAACACAAGCGCTCCACGCACACGAATGAAGCAGCTGCGGCCGCTCGCCGCGTCGAACTGGCACGCGTCCAGTCACTCGCTGACGACTACGATCAGCGCAGGGCTGCAGTCCTCGACCAGAATGCGAAGGCGGAGGAGCTTGCTACTGAGTTACGTCAGCTCAGCGAACTCATCATTAGCCTAAGTAATAAAGGCGCGGATCCTGTACCTCAGGCGTCCGAACTCACGAGCGATGTTGCGAGACTCCTTGGCCGCGCAGATCTCAAGTTTGAGCCAAGCGCCGATGGTAAGCACTACCGCATTGAGCGGGCGGGAGCACCAGCAACTCACCTGAGTGAGGGTGAGAGGACTGCAATCGCGCTGTTACATTTTCTTGCAAGTGTCCGAAGAGGCGTACTATCCGGCGACGAACCCATAGTCGTGGTCGATGACCCGGTGTCAAGCATGGATGACGGAATTCTGTTCGGTGTTTCTTCCTTCCTTTGGTCGTCCCTGGTTGAAAATGAGTATGCAAGTCAGGTGATCTTGCTGACTCACAACTTCGAACTTTTCCGACAATGGGTAATGCAGCTGGAGAATGCTGGCCGCCACGTTTCGGGCGGTTTCACAATCCATGAGATTCGTATGCGTTATCGTCCTCACCGATCGGGCACGCCACGCCGGCTTCCGCAACTCGATCCTTGGACCGACGATAAAAAGCAGAGTCGCCGGTTGCGTTCGCTCTACCATTTTTTGTTTGCGCGAGTAGCTAAGTCGGTCACTGACGCGTCACCGGAGCTAGGCCTTGCTGAACGTATGGATCTTCTTGCGCTCGTTCCGAACGCCGCTCGCAAAATGGTTGAGGCATTTCTGAGCTTTAGATACCCGCAGCACATCGGTAATTTTCACGCCGGGATGAAGGCTGCGATGGACGCACTCGACGACCCGGCGGTCCGGACACACGTCGAGCGATATCTCCACACTTACTCACACAACGAAGAAGGGAACGTCTCTGCCATGCTCGATCCAAGTGAGGCCTCCATAGTGCTTCGCTCGCTCTTTCTCCTCATTCGAGCCAACGATTCAGAACACCTCTCGGCGATGTGCCAAGCGTTGGAAATCGATGAGGGCGCGCTGTTCGCAATTCCGGACTAG
- a CDS encoding GNAT family N-acetyltransferase, whose protein sequence is MSTKLPDGFEISADTARIDREQVHAWLSQEAYWALGRPRETQDAAIEGSRNYGVYKDGRQVAYARVVTDAVTFAWLCDVFVDTSVRGQGVGVALVEAICADLGKPSIKRIMLRTGDAHELYRKFGFKQITSPERWMSLELQTGDRTEQT, encoded by the coding sequence GTGAGCACCAAACTCCCCGACGGCTTCGAGATCTCCGCAGACACCGCGCGCATTGACCGCGAGCAGGTCCACGCCTGGCTCTCCCAGGAGGCGTACTGGGCGCTGGGCAGGCCGCGTGAAACACAGGACGCCGCGATCGAAGGATCCCGCAACTACGGCGTCTATAAGGACGGCAGGCAGGTTGCCTACGCGCGCGTGGTGACCGACGCCGTGACCTTCGCGTGGCTGTGCGATGTCTTCGTGGATACGAGCGTGCGGGGACAGGGCGTCGGCGTCGCGCTTGTCGAGGCAATCTGCGCGGACTTAGGGAAACCGTCCATAAAGCGCATCATGCTCCGAACTGGAGACGCCCATGAGCTGTACCGGAAATTCGGATTCAAACAGATCACCAGTCCCGAACGCTGGATGAGTCTCGAACTGCAAACGGGTGACCGCACGGAGCAAACCTGA
- a CDS encoding GNAT family N-acetyltransferase, whose amino-acid sequence MGLQSPSSTRTQFVIREATVDDAEAYARTHVAALHETYAHIMPQQFHEHYDAELPVMIRNRRASLADDDGVTSWVAFDASGAPAGIAKSGPGRDDDRPDFELHHIYTLASTHGSGLGQRLLDIAIGSSPAYLWILNDNPRAERFYRRNGFEPDGITALCGPVWHSKPMFRMHRLQ is encoded by the coding sequence ATGGGTTTGCAATCGCCATCGTCAACTAGAACGCAGTTTGTTATCCGCGAGGCAACGGTCGACGACGCCGAAGCCTACGCCCGGACCCACGTCGCCGCCCTTCACGAGACGTACGCCCACATCATGCCGCAGCAATTCCACGAGCATTACGACGCGGAGCTGCCTGTCATGATCCGCAACCGTCGCGCTTCCCTGGCGGACGACGACGGCGTCACCAGTTGGGTGGCGTTCGACGCCTCTGGTGCGCCTGCCGGAATCGCGAAGTCCGGCCCCGGCCGCGACGACGATCGGCCCGACTTCGAGTTGCACCACATCTACACCCTCGCGTCCACGCACGGCTCGGGGCTGGGGCAACGGCTGCTGGATATCGCCATCGGTTCCTCGCCTGCGTACCTGTGGATCCTGAACGACAATCCGCGGGCGGAGCGGTTCTATCGTCGGAACGGTTTCGAGCCGGACGGCATCACCGCCCTGTGCGGGCCGGTCTGGCACTCGAAGCCGATGTTCCGTATGCACCGGCTTCAATAG
- a CDS encoding GNAT family N-acetyltransferase, translated as MNAMVTIRPLRIHEIEAALRMKNQGWRQAYRGKLSEEILAGLDDSIEAQAEAWRMGFDATGVVPFVAVDDDGAIVGIAGGGATRGDNPPTDVELFMIYVLEEHYGTGLGQALADAVIGNAAACVWVLDGNERAIAFYRKLGFEPDGAKEQLSERWNGLNDIRMVRPAMSAPAH; from the coding sequence ATGAACGCCATGGTGACCATCCGACCACTCCGCATCCACGAGATCGAAGCCGCCCTGCGCATGAAGAACCAGGGCTGGCGGCAGGCCTACCGCGGCAAGCTCAGCGAGGAGATTCTCGCCGGCCTTGACGACAGCATCGAAGCGCAGGCTGAAGCCTGGCGGATGGGCTTCGACGCGACCGGCGTAGTGCCGTTCGTGGCAGTGGACGACGACGGCGCGATAGTCGGTATCGCCGGCGGCGGTGCCACCCGGGGCGACAACCCGCCCACCGACGTCGAACTGTTCATGATCTACGTGCTCGAAGAGCACTACGGGACGGGGCTTGGACAGGCGCTCGCCGATGCGGTGATCGGCAACGCCGCCGCGTGCGTGTGGGTGCTGGACGGGAACGAACGCGCTATTGCGTTCTACCGGAAGCTGGGCTTCGAACCGGATGGCGCGAAAGAGCAGCTCTCCGAGCGCTGGAACGGGCTGAACGATATCCGGATGGTCCGGCCCGCCATGTCGGCGCCCGCCCATTGA
- a CDS encoding MFS transporter, translating to MSVSSRSSQPDSGGSTKEPTGLKKIVAASMVGTVVEWYEFFLYATAATLIFGEFFFPDSNTALDNIINAFLTYAVGFIARPLGGIFFGQIGDKLGRKHTLQVTIILVGVATFLMGCLPGYDLIGYWAPALLVLLRFIQGFALGGEWGGAVLLVAEHSPNSSRGFWSSWPQAAVPIGNLLATAVLLTMSTILSAADFQSWGWRVAFWLSAVVVIIGYYIRTHVTEAPIFVEAREQVEREKAVSYGVFEVVKRYPRGILGAMGLRFAENIIYYIIVSFTIVYLVQVHQYDTSQLLLALLIAHVVHFFVIPQVGRLSDRFGRKPVYLAGAVLCASWAFFAFPMFDTLNPVVIILAVTIGLCFHALMYAGQPAIMAEMFPTRMRYSGVSLGYQVTSIFAGSLAPIIAVAILQATGSWFGVALYVLGACVVTAIAVVTLRETRGVSLRDIDAADAERHGIPAGTGR from the coding sequence ATGAGCGTCAGTTCGCGTTCGTCCCAACCGGACTCCGGTGGCAGCACCAAGGAACCAACCGGCCTGAAGAAAATCGTCGCGGCATCAATGGTGGGGACCGTCGTCGAGTGGTATGAGTTCTTCCTCTACGCCACCGCAGCCACCCTGATCTTCGGCGAGTTCTTCTTCCCCGACAGCAACACGGCGCTCGACAACATCATCAACGCGTTCCTCACCTACGCGGTCGGCTTCATCGCGCGTCCGCTCGGCGGCATTTTCTTCGGCCAGATCGGCGACAAGCTCGGCCGCAAGCACACGCTGCAGGTGACCATCATTCTCGTGGGCGTCGCAACGTTCCTCATGGGTTGCCTGCCCGGCTATGACCTGATCGGTTACTGGGCACCGGCGCTCCTGGTGCTGCTGCGCTTCATCCAGGGCTTCGCACTCGGCGGCGAGTGGGGTGGCGCCGTGCTTCTGGTCGCCGAACACAGCCCCAACAGCTCCCGCGGCTTCTGGTCCAGCTGGCCCCAGGCGGCCGTCCCGATCGGCAACCTGCTGGCCACGGCCGTACTGCTCACCATGTCGACCATCCTCTCGGCCGCCGACTTCCAGAGCTGGGGCTGGCGTGTGGCGTTCTGGCTCTCCGCCGTCGTCGTCATCATCGGCTACTACATCCGCACCCACGTGACCGAAGCGCCCATCTTCGTGGAAGCGCGCGAACAGGTGGAGCGCGAGAAGGCCGTCAGCTACGGCGTCTTCGAGGTGGTGAAGCGGTACCCGCGCGGCATCCTCGGCGCCATGGGACTGCGGTTCGCGGAGAACATCATCTACTACATCATCGTGAGCTTCACGATCGTCTACCTGGTCCAGGTCCACCAGTACGACACCAGCCAGCTACTCCTCGCCCTGCTGATCGCCCACGTGGTGCACTTCTTTGTGATCCCGCAGGTCGGCCGCCTCTCGGACCGTTTCGGTCGCAAGCCCGTTTACCTCGCGGGTGCGGTGCTGTGCGCATCGTGGGCGTTCTTCGCCTTCCCGATGTTCGACACGCTGAACCCCGTGGTCATCATCCTCGCGGTCACCATCGGCCTGTGCTTCCACGCACTGATGTACGCGGGCCAGCCGGCGATCATGGCCGAAATGTTCCCCACCCGCATGCGCTACTCGGGCGTCTCGCTGGGCTACCAGGTTACCTCGATCTTCGCGGGGTCGCTGGCGCCGATCATCGCCGTCGCCATCCTGCAGGCAACCGGCTCCTGGTTCGGCGTTGCACTGTACGTCCTCGGAGCCTGTGTGGTGACGGCGATCGCCGTCGTAACGCTGCGTGAAACCCGCGGCGTCTCACTGCGCGATATCGACGCCGCCGACGCCGAACGCCACGGAATCCCGGCCGGCACGGGACGCTGA
- a CDS encoding class I SAM-dependent methyltransferase, with product MNRWAEVDGYLNETVVKPDAALLAAVENTRNAGMPAIEVTAGQGKFLLLLARIHQAKRVLEIGTLGGFSTIWLARGIPDDGTIDTCEYEPAHAEIARRNLEAADVGHKVTVHVGAALETLPTLTGPYDLFFIDADKANNPNYLEWAVKLARPGSVIVLDNVVRGGGVLDENSDDDDIRGTRKALELLGSHPRLEATAVQTVGTKDWDGFAIAIVN from the coding sequence GTGAACCGCTGGGCGGAGGTGGATGGCTACCTCAACGAGACCGTCGTCAAGCCCGACGCTGCCCTTCTGGCAGCCGTCGAGAACACCCGCAACGCGGGCATGCCGGCGATCGAGGTCACGGCAGGGCAGGGTAAGTTCCTCCTGCTGCTCGCCCGCATCCACCAGGCGAAGCGCGTACTGGAGATCGGCACCCTCGGCGGTTTCAGTACCATCTGGCTCGCCCGCGGCATTCCCGACGACGGCACGATCGACACATGCGAATACGAACCGGCCCACGCCGAGATTGCCCGGCGCAATCTGGAGGCAGCCGACGTCGGGCACAAGGTAACCGTGCACGTGGGAGCCGCCCTCGAGACCCTGCCGACGCTCACCGGTCCGTACGACCTGTTCTTCATTGACGCCGACAAGGCGAACAACCCGAACTACCTCGAGTGGGCGGTGAAACTCGCCCGCCCGGGCTCGGTCATAGTTCTCGACAATGTGGTGCGCGGCGGTGGCGTCCTCGACGAAAACAGCGACGACGACGACATCCGCGGCACCCGCAAGGCACTGGAACTGCTCGGCAGCCACCCGCGGCTGGAGGCCACCGCTGTACAAACCGTAGGAACCAAGGACTGGGATGGGTTTGCAATCGCCATCGTCAACTAG
- a CDS encoding thiamine-binding protein, giving the protein MLVAFSVAPSGRFGEDKENADGSVHAAVAEAVKIVRASGLPNSTSSMFTEIEGEWDEVMDVVKRATEAVAKYGSRVSLVLKADIRPGHTGELTGKVERLERAIDEMDEYQGHS; this is encoded by the coding sequence ATGCTTGTAGCCTTCTCAGTCGCACCGTCAGGCCGTTTCGGCGAGGATAAAGAAAATGCCGACGGGTCCGTCCACGCCGCCGTGGCGGAAGCCGTGAAGATCGTGCGCGCTTCCGGATTGCCCAACTCGACCAGTTCGATGTTCACCGAGATCGAGGGCGAATGGGATGAGGTGATGGACGTCGTCAAACGTGCCACCGAGGCCGTCGCCAAATACGGGAGCCGCGTCTCGCTTGTGCTGAAGGCCGACATCCGCCCCGGGCACACCGGCGAGTTGACCGGCAAAGTGGAACGGCTTGAACGCGCCATCGACGAGATGGACGAGTACCAGGGCCACTCGTGA
- a CDS encoding GIY-YIG nuclease family protein: MQEPLGLHGVPRNKENPERFANFGLEPEGDYLLTRWMHEHLSLSVLPMPEGLPVSKLERVEIDVIMRWTPPLNIAHNPARLQHLRVARSRLASEAEQWTLDASKGQ, translated from the coding sequence CTGCAAGAGCCGCTTGGGCTTCACGGGGTCCCGCGAAATAAGGAGAATCCAGAGCGGTTTGCTAACTTCGGGTTGGAACCCGAAGGCGACTATCTTCTGACCCGGTGGATGCACGAGCACCTCAGTTTGAGCGTGTTGCCGATGCCGGAAGGCTTGCCTGTCTCAAAGCTCGAGCGAGTGGAGATTGATGTGATTATGCGATGGACTCCACCGCTGAACATTGCACACAATCCGGCCAGGTTGCAGCACCTCCGAGTGGCTCGCAGCCGTCTCGCCTCTGAAGCGGAACAGTGGACTTTGGATGCTAGTAAAGGGCAGTAA
- a CDS encoding fused MFS/spermidine synthase: MGRQRDRKPPGESEGGPAPGIHTIDTGTCELVPDRFNPNGWVLHVNGVPSSHIDLTDPARLDFEYMRWISSLTTAQWPVTQRLRVLHLGGGACSLARSFAATFPDARQVVVELDGKLATLVREWFDLPRAPLLRIRVGEARAVTESLSDNSRDLIIRDVFAGSRTPRPLTTFEFVQHAKRVMDAAGVYVVNCGDSPDLAMARREAATIATAFTNTVIIADPAMLKGRRYGNVIIAGSDAPLGEEPGLARELLGGGVLAHLWHGEQVTRFISGAPVLHDQST, from the coding sequence GTGGGACGTCAACGGGATCGAAAGCCGCCGGGGGAGTCGGAAGGCGGTCCGGCACCCGGGATCCACACCATCGATACGGGCACCTGCGAACTGGTGCCCGACCGCTTCAACCCCAACGGGTGGGTGCTGCACGTCAACGGCGTGCCAAGCTCCCACATTGACCTCACCGATCCCGCCCGGCTCGATTTCGAGTACATGCGGTGGATCAGTTCGCTCACAACCGCTCAGTGGCCGGTCACACAGCGTTTGCGTGTGCTCCACCTCGGCGGGGGCGCATGTTCGCTGGCCCGAAGCTTCGCCGCCACCTTTCCTGACGCGCGGCAGGTGGTGGTGGAACTCGACGGCAAGCTGGCCACCCTGGTGCGGGAGTGGTTCGACTTGCCGCGTGCCCCGCTCCTGCGTATTCGGGTAGGGGAGGCCCGCGCTGTGACGGAATCGCTCAGCGACAACAGCCGCGACCTCATCATCCGTGACGTCTTCGCCGGCAGCCGCACTCCGCGCCCGCTCACCACTTTCGAGTTCGTTCAGCACGCCAAGCGGGTGATGGATGCCGCGGGCGTCTACGTGGTCAACTGCGGTGACTCACCGGATCTCGCGATGGCCCGGCGGGAGGCAGCCACTATAGCCACGGCCTTCACGAACACCGTGATAATCGCAGATCCCGCCATGCTGAAAGGAAGGCGCTACGGCAACGTGATCATCGCGGGCAGCGACGCCCCGCTGGGCGAGGAGCCCGGGTTAGCCCGCGAGCTGCTCGGCGGCGGAGTGCTCGCACATCTGTGGCACGGGGAGCAGGTCACGCGCTTCATCAGCGGCGCGCCGGTGCTCCACGATCAGTCCACCTGA
- the pta gene encoding phosphate acetyltransferase gives MTTRGIYVSAMGPGSGKSLISLGLASMLSSHADRIGFFRPISEAEHEDPMVLLMRRTFSLDEKTARSGMTRAEARALLVAGEREEIDARCVAAYSDMAQSCDVIIVEGTDLTGQDAAVEFDLNARLANNLGAMVLAVVSAKDMTAAEAADAVDVARRELDAAEVSLLAMMVNRADDDAVAAIREQVRPGRSGRPVYVIPELSEISQPTIAEVACALDARHIAGSATLERDVSSVRVAAMNVGHFLELLTHGALVIVPGDRADVLVATVASSFSPEFPVPSGMILTGGLTPDPNILALLAHATFPVFAVDDDTYTAAKHVSEVRGEIATGLRRKAAAALGVWSRQVDAAELLERLELPRPVKMTPLRFLHELIERARADRKHIVLPEGLDERILRAAEILRRRDVCDLTILGPESQVRELAAGQGIDLTGLTLVDPATSELRDEFAAEYARLRAHKKVSLDDARERMLEGAYFGTMMVQLGYVDGMVSGAAHTTANTIRPALEFVKTKEGVKIVSSVFLMLLRDRVLVYGDCAVNPDPTDEQLADIAIASAETAAQFGVEPRVAMLSYSTGESGYGGAVDEVRRATELVRSQRPDLPVEGPIQYDAAVDASIAASKLPGSSVAGQATVFIFPDLNTGNNTYKAVQQSAGAVAVGPVLQGLRKPVNDLSRGCTVEDIVNTVAITAVQAQQPTTQETT, from the coding sequence ATGACCACCCGAGGAATTTACGTCAGCGCGATGGGCCCCGGGTCCGGCAAGTCACTCATTTCCCTCGGGCTGGCGAGCATGCTTTCCAGTCACGCGGACAGGATCGGCTTCTTCCGCCCCATCTCGGAGGCTGAGCACGAGGATCCCATGGTCCTGCTCATGCGCCGCACCTTCAGCCTCGATGAGAAGACCGCCCGTAGCGGGATGACCCGAGCCGAGGCACGCGCGCTCCTGGTCGCCGGGGAGCGCGAGGAAATCGACGCCCGGTGCGTGGCCGCCTACAGCGACATGGCGCAGTCCTGCGACGTGATCATCGTTGAGGGCACGGACCTCACCGGCCAGGACGCCGCCGTCGAATTCGACCTCAACGCGCGCCTCGCCAACAACCTCGGCGCCATGGTGCTCGCCGTTGTCAGTGCGAAGGACATGACTGCCGCGGAGGCGGCTGACGCCGTCGACGTCGCTCGCCGGGAGCTCGACGCCGCTGAAGTCTCGCTGCTGGCGATGATGGTGAACCGGGCCGACGACGACGCCGTGGCCGCCATCCGCGAACAGGTGCGGCCTGGGCGGTCGGGCCGGCCGGTCTACGTCATCCCCGAGCTCAGCGAGATTTCGCAGCCGACTATTGCGGAGGTTGCCTGCGCTCTGGACGCCAGGCATATTGCAGGCAGTGCCACGCTTGAGCGGGACGTAAGTTCGGTCCGTGTTGCCGCGATGAACGTCGGTCATTTCCTTGAGCTCTTGACCCACGGCGCGCTGGTTATCGTTCCCGGCGACCGGGCGGACGTGCTGGTGGCCACGGTGGCGTCGTCGTTCTCGCCGGAGTTCCCTGTGCCGTCCGGCATGATCCTCACCGGAGGACTGACCCCTGACCCAAATATCCTCGCGCTGTTGGCCCATGCGACCTTCCCGGTCTTCGCGGTCGACGACGACACCTACACCGCAGCCAAGCACGTCAGCGAAGTGCGCGGAGAGATCGCGACGGGTCTTCGGCGGAAGGCCGCCGCAGCACTCGGCGTGTGGTCCCGGCAGGTGGACGCCGCAGAGTTGCTGGAACGGCTTGAGCTGCCGCGTCCGGTGAAAATGACGCCACTGCGGTTCCTGCACGAGCTCATCGAGAGGGCGCGTGCCGATCGTAAGCACATCGTGCTACCGGAGGGTCTTGATGAGCGGATCCTGCGGGCAGCAGAGATTCTTCGCCGCCGGGACGTGTGCGACCTGACCATTCTGGGACCCGAGTCGCAGGTGCGGGAGCTGGCTGCGGGACAGGGAATCGACCTGACCGGGCTGACCCTCGTAGACCCAGCGACCTCGGAGCTGCGGGACGAGTTCGCTGCCGAGTACGCGCGGCTGAGGGCCCACAAGAAAGTGTCCCTCGACGACGCCCGCGAACGCATGCTCGAAGGAGCATACTTCGGCACCATGATGGTGCAGCTGGGATACGTCGACGGCATGGTTTCAGGCGCGGCGCACACCACGGCGAACACCATCCGTCCGGCACTTGAGTTCGTGAAGACAAAGGAGGGCGTGAAGATTGTGTCTTCCGTCTTCCTCATGCTGCTGCGCGACCGGGTGCTGGTGTACGGGGACTGCGCCGTCAATCCAGATCCTACCGATGAACAGCTCGCTGACATCGCGATTGCTTCGGCCGAAACGGCTGCTCAGTTCGGCGTTGAACCCAGGGTTGCCATGCTGTCCTACTCGACGGGTGAGTCCGGCTACGGCGGGGCGGTTGACGAGGTGCGGCGGGCTACGGAACTGGTTCGGTCCCAGCGCCCGGACCTCCCGGTGGAGGGGCCGATCCAGTACGACGCCGCCGTCGACGCCTCGATCGCGGCATCGAAGCTTCCCGGTTCATCCGTCGCCGGTCAGGCGACGGTCTTTATATTCCCGGATCTGAATACAGGTAATAACACGTACAAGGCGGTCCAGCAGTCGGCAGGTGCGGTCGCCGTCGGCCCGGTGCTGCAGGGGCTCCGCAAGCCAGTCAATGACCTGTCGCGCGGCTGCACCGTTGAGGACATCGTCAATACCGTGGCCATCACCGCCGTCCAGGCACAGCAACCTACAACGCAGGAGACAACATGA